In Chanodichthys erythropterus isolate Z2021 chromosome 11, ASM2448905v1, whole genome shotgun sequence, a single window of DNA contains:
- the ca7 gene encoding carbonic anhydrase 7, with protein MTGHHWGYGEDNGPSAWHKDYPIAEGNRQSPIDIVPAEAVFDARLSPISLSYNNCTSLNISNNGHSVVVEFVDTDERSVIRGGPLENMYRLKQFHFHWGGKGCSGSEHTVGGKTYVSELHLVHWNAIKYKSFGEAAVAPDGLAVLGIFLETGDEHRALHQITDALYMVRFKGSVVDFKGFNPKCLLPNSLEYWTYPGSLTTPPLYESVTWIVLKEPIYVSEKQMGKFRTLLFNGEEEEDRKRMENNFRPPQPLKGRTVRASFK; from the exons ATGACTGGACATCACTGGGGATATGGAGAGGACAACG GTCCATCAGCATGGCACAAAGACTATCCCATTGCCGAGGGTAACCGCCAATCACCTATTGATATAGTCCCTGCAGAAGCTGTATTTGATGCCAGACTGTCTCCGATCTCTCTGTCTTACAACAACTGCACCTCTCTCAACATATCAAACAATGGCCATTCTGTAGTAGTGGAGTTTGTTGACACAGATGAGAGATCAG TGATCCGAGGAGGTCCTCTGGAAAACATGTACAGACTTAAACAGTTTCACTTCCACTGGGGAGGCAAGGGTTGCAGTGGCTCTGAGCATACGGTTGGTGGGAAAACCTATGTGTCTGAG CTTCATCTGGTTCACTGGAACGCCATTAAGTACAAGTCCTTTGGTGAGGCAGCAGTAGCCCCTGATGGTCTGGCTGTCCTTGGGATCTTTCTGGAA accGGTGATGAACACAGAGCTCTTCATCAGATAACAGATGCCTTGTATATGGTTAGATTCAAG GGAAGTGTTGTTGATTTCAAGGGCTTTAACCCAAAGTGCCTCTTGCCGAACAGTCTAGAATACTGGACGTACCCAGGCTCTCTCACCACTCCTCCACTGTATGAGAGTGTCACATGGATTGTGCTGAAAGAACCTATTTATGTATCGGAGAAGCAG ATGGGAAAGTTCCGGACGCTGCTGTTTAACGGAGAAGAGGAAGAAGACCGAAAGCGCATGGAGAACAACTTCCGACCACCACAGCCACTGAAGGGCAGGACAGTGCGGGCATCTTTTAAGTAG